Proteins from a single region of Catenulispora acidiphila DSM 44928:
- a CDS encoding C40 family peptidase, translating to MKLRTRIARMELVAATAVAVAGVGLAAGTANAASAPSPIKLTSSSCPTNISYGQKSGCVTELQQLLNKHGAHLAVDGDFGPATRAAVKSYQSSHKLSVDGIVGPKTKASLDGGNSTPPPPPTGSVQSKIISYAKAIEAGDAEKGWGGGRVPYGWVGGHGAKPGPSAANCGASGGDPACWTATSHHTLGHNGQISLDCSGFVRWVYALAYGRDVLGPDGTAVQIHETHRVSSPVPGDLVFFGSGNTPHHVGIYIGGGKMIDALETGHYIETDPVSAGGHVIGYYRF from the coding sequence ATGAAACTGCGCACCCGAATAGCCCGGATGGAACTCGTCGCCGCGACGGCCGTCGCGGTCGCCGGCGTCGGGCTCGCCGCCGGGACGGCGAACGCCGCGAGCGCGCCGTCGCCGATCAAGCTCACGTCCTCTTCCTGCCCGACGAACATCTCCTACGGCCAGAAGAGCGGCTGTGTCACCGAGCTTCAGCAGCTGCTGAACAAACACGGCGCGCACCTGGCGGTCGACGGTGACTTCGGTCCGGCGACCCGGGCGGCGGTCAAGAGCTACCAGTCGAGCCACAAGCTGTCGGTGGACGGCATCGTCGGGCCGAAGACCAAGGCTTCGCTCGACGGCGGCAACAGCACCCCGCCTCCTCCGCCGACCGGGAGCGTGCAGTCGAAGATCATCTCCTATGCGAAGGCCATCGAGGCGGGCGACGCGGAGAAGGGCTGGGGCGGCGGCCGCGTGCCGTACGGCTGGGTCGGCGGCCACGGCGCGAAGCCCGGACCGAGCGCGGCGAACTGCGGCGCCTCCGGCGGCGACCCGGCGTGCTGGACCGCGACCAGCCACCACACGCTCGGGCACAACGGCCAGATCTCGCTGGACTGCTCGGGCTTCGTGCGCTGGGTCTACGCGCTGGCCTACGGTCGCGACGTGCTCGGTCCGGACGGGACCGCCGTCCAGATCCACGAGACTCACCGCGTCTCCAGCCCGGTGCCCGGCGACCTGGTCTTTTTCGGCAGCGGGAACACCCCGCACCACGTCGGCATCTACATCGGCGGCGGCAAGATGATCGACGCCCTGGAAACCGGCCACTACATCGAGACCGACCCGGTCTCCGCCGGCGGCCACGTCATCGGCTACTACCGGTTCTGA
- a CDS encoding DUF4041 domain-containing protein, with amino-acid sequence MRFNPPPGWPTPPEGWTPPAGWVPDASWPAPPEGWELFIHDGDDAGAEAEAQPEAVAAPAPVSVAPAGTEVLLARIASLEAALAAAQGGEAASDVIELSDQRILQDVGIYRYHHPLEDAAAYKERLQELDGQIDAVIKAGQAILASELFTFSGSLAKGRKLVADLSKLMLRAYNAEADNCVRSLRSGNVHTAKRRLESAMAAIERLGRIMEMRISPAYHALRVAELELTADFQMKAQEERQKAREERELLREQRRVEAELAAERERLEKERSHYVTVLESLRAKGDESAAAELAGRLSDIEQAIATNDYRIANIRAGYVYVISNIGAFGPGVVKIGMTRRLEPMDRVRELGDASVPFRYDVHALFFSDDAIALEHELHKSFAHRRVNYVNERREFFFATPAEVRVILEQKVGGLLEFTETPAALEYFQSRGRWPAVEPDVRRE; translated from the coding sequence ATGCGGTTCAATCCACCGCCGGGTTGGCCGACTCCGCCGGAAGGCTGGACGCCGCCAGCCGGGTGGGTACCGGACGCTTCGTGGCCCGCCCCGCCTGAGGGCTGGGAACTCTTTATCCATGACGGAGATGACGCCGGAGCCGAGGCTGAGGCGCAGCCGGAGGCCGTCGCGGCACCAGCGCCTGTGTCAGTGGCTCCAGCCGGGACAGAAGTGCTGCTGGCGCGGATCGCGTCGCTGGAGGCGGCACTCGCCGCGGCCCAAGGCGGAGAGGCGGCTTCTGATGTGATCGAGCTGTCCGATCAGCGGATCCTGCAAGACGTCGGCATCTACCGCTACCACCATCCCCTTGAGGACGCGGCGGCGTACAAGGAGCGCCTTCAGGAGCTGGATGGCCAGATCGATGCGGTCATCAAGGCGGGGCAGGCGATCCTGGCATCTGAGCTGTTCACCTTCAGCGGGTCTTTGGCGAAGGGGCGCAAGCTTGTCGCTGACCTGTCGAAGCTGATGCTGCGGGCGTACAACGCTGAGGCGGACAACTGCGTGCGCTCGCTTCGGTCGGGCAACGTGCACACGGCGAAGAGGCGCCTTGAGTCCGCGATGGCTGCGATCGAGAGGCTCGGACGCATCATGGAGATGCGGATCAGCCCGGCCTATCACGCGCTGCGCGTCGCCGAGCTGGAGCTGACCGCCGACTTTCAGATGAAGGCTCAGGAAGAGCGGCAGAAGGCGCGCGAGGAACGCGAGCTTCTTCGCGAGCAGCGCCGTGTCGAGGCTGAGCTTGCTGCTGAGCGCGAGCGCCTGGAGAAGGAGCGCAGCCACTACGTCACGGTGCTGGAGTCGTTGCGGGCCAAGGGTGATGAGAGTGCGGCTGCCGAGCTCGCCGGCCGTTTGTCCGACATCGAGCAGGCCATCGCGACGAACGACTACCGCATCGCGAACATCCGCGCCGGCTATGTGTACGTCATCTCCAACATCGGCGCGTTCGGGCCGGGCGTCGTGAAGATCGGCATGACCAGACGCCTGGAGCCGATGGACCGTGTCCGAGAACTTGGGGACGCCTCCGTGCCGTTCCGATACGACGTGCACGCGCTGTTCTTCTCCGACGACGCCATCGCACTCGAGCACGAACTCCACAAGTCGTTCGCCCACCGCCGCGTGAACTACGTCAACGAACGCCGCGAGTTCTTCTTCGCCACCCCGGCCGAGGTCCGCGTCATTCTGGAGCAGAAAGTCGGCGGCCTGCTGGAATTCACCGAGACCCCCGCCGCCCTGGAGTACTTCCAGTCGAGAGGTCGCTGGCCCGCCGTCGAACCGGATGTACGGCGCGAGTGA
- a CDS encoding CGNR zinc finger domain-containing protein, whose amino-acid sequence MTEPLAVAFANTWYAVRGDEREGVGTPLDLAKWLDSQRLSAGVGEGGVGGGDVREFLTLRDAIRALLRATTEGEALPEAAKATLNTASEQAPSWPALAGSADSGYGVIEVSSADPLSAARARIARDAIAVLGGPLREDVRACHAPGCVQYFVKDHPRREWCSAACGNRARVARHYLKSKDS is encoded by the coding sequence ATGACCGAACCGCTGGCCGTCGCCTTCGCGAACACCTGGTACGCCGTCCGCGGTGACGAGCGGGAAGGTGTCGGGACCCCGCTTGACCTGGCGAAATGGCTGGACTCGCAGCGGCTTTCGGCTGGCGTCGGGGAAGGGGGCGTCGGCGGGGGAGACGTCCGCGAATTTCTCACGCTGCGCGATGCGATCCGCGCCCTCTTGCGTGCGACGACCGAGGGCGAAGCGCTGCCGGAGGCGGCGAAGGCGACGCTGAACACGGCGTCGGAGCAGGCTCCGAGCTGGCCGGCGCTCGCGGGTTCGGCCGACTCCGGCTACGGCGTGATCGAGGTGTCCTCCGCCGATCCCCTGTCGGCAGCGCGAGCCCGGATCGCGCGCGATGCGATCGCCGTCCTCGGCGGACCGCTGCGCGAGGATGTGCGCGCGTGCCACGCTCCCGGCTGCGTGCAGTACTTCGTCAAGGACCACCCGCGCCGCGAATGGTGCAGCGCCGCGTGTGGGAACCGAGCGCGTGTGGCTCGTCACTATCTGAAGAGCAAGGACTCCTGA
- a CDS encoding MFS transporter: MTSTVGQEREQELAAAATAPQPASLWRNHDFLKFWSGETLSLFGTQITTLAIPLTAVLVFNASPFQVGLLRFLQLVPYLALAMLFGVWVDRARRKRVMMLANGARMVLIAAIPLLSATHHLTLGLLLAIACAVGVFSVLFDVSWMAFVPALVKEPKQYVEANQKLGVTSSSADVAGPGVAGAVISALSAPTALAADAISYLFSLATLLWIRTPEPKAPPTTTKRRLRTELVEGLRFVFGDRILRPLALIAPFCNFVMVGVWTMFLLYASRGVGLSSAQIGVVFASSSVGGLVGATVSRRLLQRFRLGRVYAVSMSAIFLAPLLIPLATGSRPVLLATFIASFFLAYLGLGVANVVVISLRQASTPQHLMGRMNAAFRTALFGGGSLGGLVGGLISGAAGLRSGLLVVAVGSAVMVLPVLLSPVSRLRAMPTSE, translated from the coding sequence ATGACGTCGACCGTCGGGCAGGAACGGGAGCAGGAACTAGCCGCCGCAGCCACCGCGCCCCAGCCCGCCTCGCTCTGGCGCAACCACGACTTCCTGAAGTTCTGGTCCGGCGAGACGCTCTCCCTGTTCGGGACACAGATCACCACGCTGGCGATCCCGCTGACCGCCGTCCTCGTCTTCAATGCCTCGCCCTTCCAAGTCGGGCTGCTCCGCTTCCTGCAGCTCGTCCCCTACCTCGCGCTGGCGATGCTGTTCGGCGTCTGGGTCGACCGCGCGCGCCGCAAGCGCGTCATGATGCTCGCCAACGGCGCCCGCATGGTGCTGATCGCGGCGATCCCGCTCCTGTCGGCGACGCACCACCTCACACTCGGGCTGCTGCTGGCGATCGCCTGCGCGGTCGGCGTGTTCTCAGTGCTCTTCGACGTCAGCTGGATGGCGTTCGTGCCGGCGCTGGTGAAGGAGCCGAAGCAGTACGTCGAGGCCAACCAGAAGCTCGGCGTCACCTCCTCCAGCGCGGACGTCGCCGGACCGGGGGTCGCCGGTGCGGTCATCAGTGCCCTGAGTGCGCCGACCGCCCTCGCCGCCGACGCGATCTCCTACCTGTTCTCGCTGGCGACGCTGCTGTGGATCAGGACGCCGGAACCGAAGGCGCCTCCCACAACGACCAAGCGGCGGCTGCGGACAGAACTCGTCGAAGGATTGCGCTTCGTGTTCGGCGACCGGATCCTGCGGCCGCTGGCGCTCATCGCGCCGTTCTGCAACTTCGTGATGGTCGGCGTGTGGACCATGTTCCTGCTCTACGCCTCGCGCGGCGTCGGGCTGAGTTCGGCGCAGATCGGCGTGGTGTTCGCGTCTTCTTCGGTCGGCGGGCTGGTCGGGGCGACGGTCTCGCGTCGGCTGCTCCAGCGCTTCCGGCTCGGCAGGGTGTACGCGGTCTCGATGTCCGCGATCTTCCTCGCGCCGCTGCTCATCCCGCTCGCCACCGGCTCGCGACCGGTGCTGCTGGCGACGTTCATCGCCTCGTTCTTCCTCGCCTATCTGGGCTTGGGCGTCGCCAACGTGGTGGTGATCAGCCTGCGGCAGGCGTCCACGCCGCAGCACTTGATGGGACGGATGAACGCGGCGTTCCGCACCGCCCTGTTCGGCGGCGGCTCGCTGGGCGGCTTGGTCGGCGGGCTGATCAGCGGCGCCGCCGGTCTGCGGTCGGGGTTGCTGGTGGTGGCGGTCGGATCGGCGGTGATGGTGCTGCCGGTACTGCTGTCGCCGGTGAGCCGGCTGCGCGCGATGCCGACCTCGGAGTAG